Part of the Imperialibacter roseus genome, TGCCGAAGCGAAGGAATGGTCATTTACCACTGGCGGCAGCACTGCTACCATTGCACCGGTGAACCTGGGTACCTCAGCCAACTATGTGGTGCTGGCGAAGACGGCGATTAACAATAGCCCCACTTCAGCCATTACTGGTGACCTGGGCATAAGCCCTGCGGCCGAATCGTACATCACAGGACTGGCGTTGACAGATGATACCGGATTTGCCACTTCGGCTCAGGTAACAGGAAGGGTGTTTGCCGCAGACATGGTGTCGCCTACGTCAAGTAACCTGACCACTGCTATTGACAACATGAACACGGCTTACAACGATGCGGCCGGGCGTCCTTCTCCCGACTTCTTTGAGCTAAGCACGGGAAACATCGGAGGAAAAACACTCTCTCCAGGAGTATACAAGTGGACAAGCACAGTAACTGTGCCCGCAAGTATCACTATTAACGGCGGTGCCAACGATATCTGGATCTTCCAGATTGCGGAGAACTTAACTGTGAGCTCGGCTGTGAATGTGACCCTGAGCGGCGGCGCACAAGCCAAAAATATATTCTGGCAGGTGGCTGGCGAAGTAACCATAGGAACAACCGCCCATTTTGAGGGCGTGATTCTATCCAAAACTGGTATCACCCTGGGCACCGGAGCTTCATTGAAAGGACGGGCACTGGCACAAACGGCAGTCATTCTTGATGCCAATGTGGTGGTTCAGCCTCAATAAGATAATATAGTTAGGTTGAGTTTTTTAAATGGAAAGGGCGGGGTGTTTTCACTCCTGCCCTTTTCCGTTTTAAGGCATTTGTAGTCGCTTTCCGAGCCTTACATTTCTCTGGAAAGCTCTTGTAAACTATTTAAAACCAGTGATTTATATAAGATCCACATGAAAGACTGTAAGACTTTGCTGCTCGAAATACCGCTGCTTTGTAGTGGGGCATTGCTCACCTGAAATGCTGTTCGCAGGCAGGTCAGCATTTCTTATCGCCCCGGTTCAACCAGCGAAACAGTGCTTAAAACAAATAATTATGAAAACAAAAAGTCTATTGGCAGCCTTTGCTCTTGTATCGGCTGTTTTTGCTGTCGGTTGCCAGCAGGAAGACCCACTTCCAGCCAATGCCGGGGAATTCTTCCTTGAGACGGCAAGCCACAAGCAATCCGTGTCTTCGTTGGGCTCAGTTCCTCTGGGAAGTGCAGCCGATTTCGCTGTGCTGGCAGGCACCACCGTTACTAACGATGGGGAATCAGTGATCACAGGAAATCTGGGCGTAAGCCCGGGTACAGCCATTACAGGCTTCCTGCAGGCGCCTTTGAACAACATCTCGGGTCCTGGAACGGTAACTGCCGGTCTTGGAACGGTAAGCGGAATTATCTACGCTGGCGGGCCTGTGGCAGCACAAGCGCACAATGATGCAGTAATCGCCTACAATTACCTGACGGCACTGGTGCCTGGTACAGTTTACTCCGGGGTTACGCAGCTCGATGGCATCACCTTTACTCCCGGTGTTTACAATTTCGCTCCTTCTGCCAACCTACAGGTGAACGGCACCATGTACCTCGATTTTCAGGGCAACAGCAATGCGGAATTTGTCTTTCAAACAGGCACAACACTTGTGACGATGGCGGGATCAAATATTATCGCCATCAACAACGAAAATGCTGATTGCAATGGTTCCAACGTGTTTTGGGCTGTGGGCTCATCAGCTACGGTTGATGGAGAACAGTTTATCGGAACGGTGATAGCTAATACCACCATCACGATGACCTACGGTTCAACAGTATCAGGCAGCATGCTGGCCTTGAACGGCGCCGTAACGATGATCACCAACAACATTAGCGCTTGTAATGGCGCCGGCGGTACCACCGATCCTCCAAAAGTGTGTAGAGATTTTGTCACCGGTGGTGGCTGGATACAGGGGGAAAGTGGAAGCAAGGGTCATCATAACGGCCGCAAGGGTCAAAACAATGAGAAAGCCACCTTCGGCGTATCCGGGGGACTTCTAAACGGCAAATATTGGGGTAATCTTTCTTTCGACGACCACAGCAATGGTGGTGTGAAAGTGAAAAGTACTAGTGTAACATCTTACATCGCCATTGACGCAGTAACCCGTCAGATTGAGGGAATTGCCAAACTTGATGGTGCTGGCACAGTGTCTTACAAGGTGATCCTTGTGGACAATGGTGAGCCGGGCCGCAACGACAACTTTAGCCTTGAGCTATCTAATGGCTACTCAATCTCTGGAACACTCACAGGGGGAAACATCAAGCTCCACCGCAAATGTGATGACGGACGTGGACGGGGTGGCAGAGGTCACGACCGTGAGGACTATGATGACAAGGACGAAAGAGAGGGGCATAAGAACTGTGGTTCCGGTTCGAAACGTGGTTGATAAACAACGCATAGCTGAACGCCGTTACAAAACGGCGCAACAAGTATAAAATTCCATAATGCGATTAGGTTAAGTATTCTTCAAAAAAGGCAATAACAATATTGCCTTTTTTTTTGTACCTGTCTGTTCCCAAAAATAAGATCTACGGACGGCCAATCGGGAATACGCTGCTTCCTCCCGCAGCTTTAGCCACTCTGCAGGCTCGTCAAAGAGTCAAAAGTGTGATTTATGTAAAGATCTTCCCTTGCGATGTAACTATTCGCCCGATGCCAATGCCGAACTTTATTGAAAGAAATGCAACCTTAAGGCCTTAATAATGAGGCCGTAAAAACAACCAAGATGAAAAAAATAAGATTGACCCTGACCACATTATTGCTATTGTTCATCCTTTTTCCGGGAAGTGTATCGGCATCAAATGTAATTGCACCAGCACCCACAGCCGCTGAAACCGCCGAAGCCAATGCGCTGCTCGCCAGACTAAGCGAAATCGATGCGCTTGACAAGGCCGGTATGAGTTCTTCGGAAAAGAAAGAGCTGAGAAAAGAAGTGAAAGCTACCAAATCGAGGCTTAGAGCCATAGGCGGAGGAGTTTACGTTTCGGTTGGAGCGCTTATCATCATACTTTTGCTGCTAATTATTCTCTTATAAACACCTGCTTCAGTTTATATCTCAAAAAAGAGTCGCTATGAAAAAAGCAGGTTTAGTATTACTGGCGATAGGTGTGCTGATCACCATTTTCAACGGAGTCAACTTTGTGACCAGGGAGAAAGTGGTGGACATTGGCAGCCTCGAAATTAGTGCCGACAAGAACCATTCCGTCAATTGGTCTCCCTACCTGGGGGTGGTGCTTATCGTGTTGGGTGGAGGTGCGTATTTGTTGGCTGGCAAAAAGAGCTGACATCGGCAGGGGGATATCCCCGGGCCTAAAGAGGATCAATTTGCCTTAGCACAGTTCATTAGTTACCGATTTGAAATCGTTTTACCTGGTTAGTTGATTTTACTCCAAAAGCCTGTTAGTTACCAGGGGAATGGCCTTCCCGAAGGAGCCCCTGGATTGCACAAATACTCACCCGGCTTGTATGAGCAAGGTCTTTCAAGACACATAATTCCCGAAAGCTTTTCAGCTTTCGGGAAGCTCGTATGCCTGCTCTCAATGCCCAACCCATTCCCATAACAGGCTGAATGAATGGCCACTCAAAGAATCGCTCCCTACTTGGCTAAGGCTCAAATCGGGGAAGTGTGAAATCTATAACACTTGACACACATTGTGTAACACTCAGGGGAAGCCAATAGCGCACTTTTGTACAGCAATAGTTAAACAAACTAGTCATGAACAAAACATCAATCACAGGCAACTGGAATGAAACCAAAGGCAAGCTGAAGCAGCAATTCGCCATACTCACCGATCAGGACTTACTACTGGTGGAAGGCAAGCAAGACGAGCTAATAGGCCACTTGCAGGTGAAGCTGGGCAAATCAAAAGATGAGCTGCAAAAGCTGATTGCGGGCCTGTAAACGGATATTGAAGCCCAACCACCGTCAAGTAAGTCAACAGGTGGTGTACTCACAATACTAAAAAGATCG contains:
- a CDS encoding ice-binding family protein, with translation MILKKTFASVALAAAVLFVGCNKDDDNVDPSIPTVVSVSPANDDTDIERNAVIEFEFSEEMDPATVNTTTFQLKQGSTLVPGAVAYEGTTATFTPTNSLAAGTVYTAIISKDVKDLAGHGIAEAKEWSFTTGGSTATIAPVNLGTSANYVVLAKTAINNSPTSAITGDLGISPAAESYITGLALTDDTGFATSAQVTGRVFAADMVSPTSSNLTTAIDNMNTAYNDAAGRPSPDFFELSTGNIGGKTLSPGVYKWTSTVTVPASITINGGANDIWIFQIAENLTVSSAVNVTLSGGAQAKNIFWQVAGEVTIGTTAHFEGVILSKTGITLGTGASLKGRALAQTAVILDANVVVQPQ
- a CDS encoding CsbD family protein; translated protein: MNKTSITGNWNETKGKLKQQFAILTDQDLLLVEGKQDELIGHLQVKLGKSKDELQKLIAGL
- a CDS encoding ice-binding family protein, coding for MKTKSLLAAFALVSAVFAVGCQQEDPLPANAGEFFLETASHKQSVSSLGSVPLGSAADFAVLAGTTVTNDGESVITGNLGVSPGTAITGFLQAPLNNISGPGTVTAGLGTVSGIIYAGGPVAAQAHNDAVIAYNYLTALVPGTVYSGVTQLDGITFTPGVYNFAPSANLQVNGTMYLDFQGNSNAEFVFQTGTTLVTMAGSNIIAINNENADCNGSNVFWAVGSSATVDGEQFIGTVIANTTITMTYGSTVSGSMLALNGAVTMITNNISACNGAGGTTDPPKVCRDFVTGGGWIQGESGSKGHHNGRKGQNNEKATFGVSGGLLNGKYWGNLSFDDHSNGGVKVKSTSVTSYIAIDAVTRQIEGIAKLDGAGTVSYKVILVDNGEPGRNDNFSLELSNGYSISGTLTGGNIKLHRKCDDGRGRGGRGHDREDYDDKDEREGHKNCGSGSKRG